The proteins below are encoded in one region of Sparus aurata unplaced genomic scaffold, fSpaAur1.1, whole genome shotgun sequence:
- the LOC115578132 gene encoding peroxidasin homolog, which produces MSVFSVFITVAPQILSSYDCIQTADQLNCSCETVGNPPPALQWYLDGLPVNHSDRFAISSEPLNDSGLSSSITVSQPQQRDLSTLLCNSSNSLGSTTQRFFVYSLEPHGPEQYLGPYSGLLLLAGAVVSLCVNVLLTIYVVFLCKARKSVKPKEEDRTYMSLERRDLSPEYDVIGQTPK; this is translated from the exons atgtctgtcttctctgtgttcATCACAGTCGCTCCACAGATCCTGTCCTCATATGACTGCATTCAAACTGCAGACCAGCTCAACTGTTCCTGTGAGACTGTGGGgaatcctcctcctgctctacAGTGGTATTTGGATGGGTTACCTGTCAATCACTCTGACAGGTTTGCCATCAGCAGTGAGCCTCTAAACGACTCAGGtctgagcagcagcatcactgtGAGTCAACCACAACAGAGGGATCTTTCCACTTTGCTCTGCAACAGCTCCAACTCCCTGGGATCAACTACTCAGAGATTTTTTGTCTACAGCCTTGAGCCTCACG GTCCTGAACAGTATCTTGGACCGTACAGTGGACTTCTTCTCTTGGCTGGTGCTGTCGTATCTCTCTGTGTGAACGTCTTGTTGACAATCTACGTGGTGTTCCTTTG CAAAGCAAGAAAGAGTGTGAAGCCAAAAGAAGAGGACAGAACCTACATGTCACTGGAGCGTAGAGACCTGTCTCCAGAGTATGATGTCATCGGCCAAACTCCAAAATGA